A genomic window from Arvicola amphibius chromosome 5, mArvAmp1.2, whole genome shotgun sequence includes:
- the LOC119815376 gene encoding LOW QUALITY PROTEIN: NEDD4-binding protein 1-like (The sequence of the model RefSeq protein was modified relative to this genomic sequence to represent the inferred CDS: inserted 2 bases in 2 codons; substituted 1 base at 1 genomic stop codon), which produces MECSDKFVDTALLLLEEIEKENHRLQGHSACAPCPVCPDAAQSRSPSVGGSTNELTGDSTSKNTQSHTEQNMEEKFYQFPFTDSKPYTSNGRVNSFRRGPAQQKHEMWDSDEDSGNVDLESCGLSLSLASSSPEEVSFIRMGATVHQRGPAFPENGFQQQAEPSLPNNMKAAFEKPSGCCSTQPKPPYSQHSPPLPLLQLLPSDIDAGLAGACYHSDSVVTGVQRFRDMLKIPYKLELKNEPGRADLKHIVIDGCNVAMTHGLNKVFSCRGIAIAVEYFWKLGHRNITVFVPKWRTSCSTNATEQHFLTQLEELGILSLTPSGEQTVSRVDRFLLHLAHRTGGVIVSNDYFEECLTESVSWREIIAKRLLPYTFVGDIFMVPDDPLGRNGPRLEEFLXKEELSRNMQPLLXCLPNVDMFSRSHNTQVANTSHQSPYGNQGASXGPWLPQQPDFKSLVSIPGIEQNHLMPAQRSSAETRELREALWNVFPDSEQNLKIDEILAAQPFLKDLNVLSDLVLERRLG; this is translated from the exons AAGTGTTGGGGGCAGCACAAATGAACTCACAGGAGATTCCACTTCCAAgaacacacagagtcacacagagcaaaatatggaagaaaaatttTACCAGTTCCCGTTTACAGACTCTAAACCATATACCTCAAACGGCAGAGTAAATTCTTTCAGAAGAGGGCCAGCACAACAGAAACATGAAATGTGGGACTCAGACGAGGACAGTGGTAATGTGGACCTTGAGAGCTGTGGCCTCTCACTGTCTCTTGCCTCTTCCAGTCCTGAAGAAGTCAGCTTCATTAGGATGGGAGCTACAGTCCACCAAAGAGGACCAGCTTTTCCAGAAAATGGCTTTCAACAGCAAGCGGAACCCTCGCTTCCCAATAACATGAAAGCTGCCTTTGAGAAACCTTCTGGCTGCTGCTCCACTCAGCCCAAGCCaccttattcccagcattctccaCCACTGCCACTGCTCCAGCTCTTACCTTCAGATATTGATGCAGGATTGGCAGGAGCCTGTTATCATTCCGATTCTGTCGTTACTGGGGTTCAGAGATTTAGAGATATGCTGAAAATACCATACAAGCTGGAATTAAAGAACGAACCTGGCAGAGCAGATTTAAAGCATATTGTTATAGATGGATGTAATGTGGCAATGACTCATGGTCTGAATAAGGTCTTTAGTTGCCGTGGAATAGCAATTGCCGTTGAATATTTTTGGAAGCTTGGACACAGAAATATCACTGTGTTTGTGCCGAAGTGGAGAACAAGCTGCAGTACTAATGCCACAGAACAGCACTTCTTGACCCAGCTCGAGGAACTTGGAATATTATCTTTAACTCCTTCTGGAGAACAAACTGTTTCTCGTGTTGACAGGTTCCTACTACACTTAGCACACAGGACTGGGGGTGTCATTGTAAGCAATGATTACTTCGAAGAGTGTTTGACTGAGTCAGTGTCCTGGAGAGAAATTATTGCTAAAAGATTGCTTCCGTACACGTTTGTGGGGGACATATTTATGGTTCCCGATGACCCTTTGGGAAGAAATGGGCCTCGGCTAGAAGAATTTC GGAAAGAAGAGCTCTCTAGAAACATGCAGCCTCTAC ATTGTCTGCCAAATGTTGATATGTTCTCCCGGAGCCATAACACCCAAGTAGCCAACACCAGCCACCAGTCTCCATATGGGAACCAGGGAGCCTCTTAGGGCCCTTGGCTTCCTCAGCAGCCCGACTTCAAATCTCTGGTCAGCATTCCGGGTATAGAGCAGAACCATCTCATGCCAGCACAGAGATCTTCCGCTGAGACCAGAGAGCTGAGGGAGGCCCTGTGGAACGTCTTCCCTGACTCTGAGCAAAATCTGAAGATCGACGAAATCCTGGCAGCTCAGCCATTCCTGAAGGACCTGAATGTGCTTTCTGACCTGGTGCTGGAACGAAGGCTGGGCTGA